The Naumovozyma dairenensis CBS 421 chromosome 3, complete genome genome has a window encoding:
- the YAP1 gene encoding DNA-binding transcription factor YAP1 (similar to Saccharomyces cerevisiae YAP1 (YML007W) and CAD1 (YDR423C); ancestral locus Anc_5.528) encodes MTTVGTTTGKRQLDLIDQQQQQQQQFETQNANNTRPKDSTENATTNPMKKQDLDNKTNTEQSNGNSKKKQLLDPEARNKRTAQNRAAQRAFRERKERKMKELEEKVANLTKIQKQNEIESEFLRSQLITLVNELKKYKPNNENASKVLNYISNSNSNSNPDLNLNSKFSPMESDASAMKRSTGSVSSGDSNSRTMTSMDAPSMSTTTSVQSNPLNLKPHNNMTLNDILPPATTVASTSTLDANPSSTLFDSLLANDDLFTQQLMSFANNANNNNNNNDSVTTLDNSNTQQQNLQQPQITPPIEDSNLISNSFDFNDKFDEQVSDFCGKMSMACGTRSNPIPKSKSNVSTPQSIMNSNNKSPISPLNDSTLAKSNVITTSNIFDHQSNTPQAINSNLTNTWGIPSASPNSNDSSPNNIVPTQDNSNVNMNFGQLGFMMDSPQFQNIDLSLPIENDKFSASNFKKPSLPFINPTLAFPNDDLFNKNNSNNDNNNNTTTTHDESDLLSQFLANDYSNTISTNNLMNSDDDEDEDDDDYEKKLVANNLINEEPSSTNKNNNLTSTSKEQENNDFDDFIVPSRDGGLLRCSEIWDRITAHPKYSELDIDGLCSELMTKAKCSERGVVVNAEDVQMALTKHMS; translated from the coding sequence ATGACTACCGTGGGAACTACAACAGGGAAAAGACAGCTGGATCTTATAgaccaacaacaacaacaacaacaacaattcGAAACACAAAATGCAAATAATACTCGACCCAAAGATAGTACCGAGAATGCCACAACCAACCCCatgaagaaacaagattTGGATAATAAAACTAATACAGAACAGTCTAACGGtaattcaaagaaaaagcaACTGCTGGACCCAGAAGctagaaataaaagaacTGCTCAAAATAGAGCTGCTCAAAGGGCCTTTAGAGAAAGGAAAGAACggaaaatgaaagaattggaagaaaaagttGCCAATCTGACCAAGATccaaaaacaaaatgaaattgaatcagAATTCTTAAGAAGTCAATTAATTACTTTGGTTAAcgaattgaagaaatataaaccaaataatgaaaacgCTTCAAAAGtcttgaattatatatctaactcaaattcaaattcaaaccCAGAtctaaatttgaattccaaattttctCCTATGGAAAGTGATGCCTCCGCTATGAAACGAAGTACTGGAAGTGTATCTTCTGGGGATTCAAATTCAAGGACAATGACTTCTATGGATGCTCCTTCTATGTCAACAACCACCTCAGTACAATCGAAtccattaaatttaaaacctcataataatatgactctaaatgatatattacCCCCCGCAACAACGGTTGCATCAACAAGTACACTGGATGCAAATCCAAGTTCTACTCTGTTCGACAGCCTATTAgcaaatgatgatttatttactCAACAATTGATGTCGTTCGCAAATAATGccaataacaataacaataacaacgaCAGCGTAACGACTCTTGATAATTCAAAtacacaacaacaaaaccTACAACAACCCCAAATTACACCACCCATCGAAGATTCAAACTTGATTTCAAACTCATTCgatttcaatgataaattcGATGAACAAGTTTCAGATTTTTGTGGGAAAATGAGTATGGCCTGCGGTACAAGATCAAATCCAATaccaaaatcaaaatcaaatgtATCAACACCTCAATCAATCATgaacagcaacaacaaatcGCCAATTTCTCCACTAAATGATAGCACATTAGCAAAAAGCAATGTTATTACTACATCGAACATTTTTGATCATCAATCAAACACTCCTCAAgcaataaattcaaatttaacaAATACTTGGGGAATACCTTCAGCATCaccaaattcaaatgattcttctccaaataatattgttCCAACTCAAGATAATTCAAATGTAAACATGAATTTCGGCCAATTAGGGTTCATGATGGATTCTCctcaatttcaaaatatcgATCTATCATTaccaattgaaaatgataagTTTTCAGcatcaaatttcaaaaaacCATCATTGCCATTTATTAACCCAACATTAGCTTTCCCAAATGATGATCtattcaataaaaacaaCAGCAATAacgacaacaacaacaataccaCAACAACACACGATGAATCAGACTTATTATCACAATTCCTAGCAAATGATTATAGTAACACGATTAGCACtaataatttgatgaattcagacgatgatgaagacGAAGACGATGACGAttatgaaaagaaattagtTGCAAATAACTTAATCAACGAGGAACCATCTTCGACGaacaagaataataatttgacTTCTACTtcaaaagaacaagaaaataatgattttgatgatttcaTCGTACCATCAAGGGATGGAGGATTATTGAGATGTTCAGAAATTTGGGATAGAATCACTGCTCATCCAAAATATTCAGAATTAGATATTGATGGTCTTTGTTCAGAATTAATGACAAAGGCAAAATGTTCAGAAAGAGGTGTGGTAGTTAACGCAGAAGATGTTCAAATGGCTTTAACTAAACATATGAGTTGA